Proteins from a single region of Aureibacter tunicatorum:
- a CDS encoding winged helix-turn-helix domain-containing protein, giving the protein MAYKVKSRLWLESDEEMLLGMGRLRLLKALQVCGSISGAAKELGMSYRKAWHLIDSSNSHSKQPLVEKSTGGKNGGGAKLTPYGEKLLSNFEHLAAKCETFLEEEMDKMDWS; this is encoded by the coding sequence ATGGCCTACAAAGTTAAAAGTCGATTATGGTTGGAGTCTGACGAGGAAATGCTCTTGGGAATGGGCAGGCTCAGGCTTTTGAAAGCGCTTCAAGTTTGTGGGTCTATATCTGGAGCAGCTAAAGAGCTCGGGATGTCATATCGCAAGGCTTGGCATCTGATTGACAGCAGTAATTCGCACTCTAAGCAACCATTGGTAGAAAAATCCACTGGTGGAAAAAATGGCGGTGGAGCGAAATTGACTCCTTATGGAGAAAAGCTGCTTTCTAATTTTGAGCATTTAGCGGCTAAATGCGAAACGTTCCTTGAGGAAGAAATGGATAAAATGGATTGGTCATGA
- the mobA gene encoding molybdenum cofactor guanylyltransferase translates to MSLISKNNITGIILAGGKSSRMGEDKGMMMIDGEASAKRIARKLEVFCGKVIIASSNEQHKLLQYELVEDMYPMQGPLAGLQAALSYSSTQANLVLSCDVPMIDDDVLQSLIDAHDGSSLITWVSAEGKEMPLVGIYDKSCADYFEECLKQDERRVRVACGQLSKKVIHLEGSLALSVHNFNTPEDLKIVELCKLK, encoded by the coding sequence ATGAGCCTGATTTCGAAGAATAATATAACGGGGATCATATTGGCTGGAGGAAAGAGTTCTCGAATGGGTGAAGACAAAGGCATGATGATGATCGATGGCGAGGCTTCAGCAAAGAGAATCGCGCGCAAGCTTGAAGTTTTTTGTGGCAAGGTGATTATAGCCTCGTCAAATGAGCAGCATAAGTTATTGCAATATGAATTAGTCGAGGATATGTATCCAATGCAAGGGCCTTTGGCTGGTTTGCAAGCGGCTTTGTCGTATAGCTCGACACAAGCGAATCTAGTGTTAAGTTGCGATGTGCCCATGATAGATGATGATGTGTTGCAGTCTTTGATTGATGCTCATGATGGTAGTTCGCTGATTACTTGGGTTTCTGCTGAAGGTAAAGAAATGCCATTGGTGGGAATCTATGATAAAAGTTGCGCTGACTACTTTGAAGAGTGTCTTAAGCAAGATGAGAGGCGAGTTAGAGTAGCTTGTGGCCAATTATCCAAGAAAGTAATTCATCTGGAAGGAAGCTTGGCGCTTTCTGTTCATAATTTTAATACTCCTGAAGACTTGAAAATAGTGGAACTATGCAAATTGAAATAA
- a CDS encoding MoaD/ThiS family protein, giving the protein MQIEIKYFGMAAQAVEKNNEQLNFDGDKTLAELENTLLARYAGLEKVPYKLAVNKKLIRDKNLLISEIDELAVLPPFAGG; this is encoded by the coding sequence ATGCAAATTGAAATAAAGTATTTTGGCATGGCAGCTCAAGCCGTAGAAAAGAATAATGAGCAGCTTAATTTCGATGGAGATAAGACATTGGCAGAGCTTGAAAACACGCTTTTGGCCCGTTATGCTGGTCTGGAAAAAGTGCCATACAAGCTTGCGGTCAATAAAAAGCTGATCAGAGATAAAAACTTGCTGATCAGCGAAATCGACGAATTGGCTGTATTGCCTCCTTTTGCTGGTGGATGA
- a CDS encoding molybdenum cofactor biosynthesis protein MoaE, which translates to MKNKKPKNIFREGPISPESIAESIAKHQSKTTIGAHDIFLGQVRADIIEDKEVRAIEYSAYEDMAMDVVHEIRENTFEKFDITCMHIYHSLGRVNVGEICLFVFVSSPRRRTAFEALEFVVEEIKAKAPVFGKELFEDESFVWKENK; encoded by the coding sequence ATGAAGAATAAAAAGCCTAAAAACATATTCAGAGAAGGTCCTATAAGTCCTGAATCCATAGCGGAATCTATTGCTAAACATCAATCGAAAACAACTATAGGAGCTCATGATATATTTTTGGGACAAGTCAGGGCGGATATTATAGAAGACAAAGAGGTAAGAGCTATAGAATATAGCGCTTATGAAGACATGGCAATGGATGTAGTGCATGAAATTAGAGAAAACACTTTTGAAAAGTTCGATATCACGTGCATGCATATTTATCATAGCCTTGGAAGAGTGAATGTTGGTGAGATTTGTTTGTTTGTCTTTGTCTCATCACCAAGAAGACGTACTGCTTTTGAAGCTTTGGAATTTGTCGTGGAAGAAATCAAGGCAAAGGCTCCGGTTTTCGGCAAGGAGTTGTTTGAAGATGAAAGTTTTGTATGGAAGGAGAATAAATAA
- the moaCB gene encoding bifunctional molybdenum cofactor biosynthesis protein MoaC/MoaB: MIDITHKHSTLREATAQAVVKVSKQETIDAIVNKEVPKGDVLEMAKVAGLFAVKKTSDVIPDCHPLPVEQTSVAYEIDGLEVKIMLTAKTIYKTGVEVEAMHGASVVALTMYDMLKPIDKQVEIGNIKLLKKRGGKSDFSKNTKELKAAVVVCSDSISAGKKEDRAGKVIVEKLEKLGVQVIEYAIIPDELEAIQQKAMTHVDQSTDMVIYTGGTGLSPRDVTPEALKPLIEREIPGVSEYIRHYGQDRTPYSMLSRSVAGLREETLLLALPGSTNGAKESMEALFPSLLHLFRVIEGARHN; encoded by the coding sequence ATGATAGATATAACACATAAGCATTCAACGTTAAGAGAAGCCACAGCCCAAGCTGTAGTGAAAGTAAGCAAGCAGGAGACTATAGACGCAATCGTCAATAAAGAAGTGCCAAAAGGAGACGTGCTTGAGATGGCAAAGGTTGCAGGACTTTTTGCCGTGAAGAAGACTTCGGATGTGATTCCGGATTGCCATCCTTTGCCGGTGGAACAGACTTCAGTAGCTTATGAAATAGATGGACTTGAGGTTAAGATTATGTTGACTGCCAAGACGATCTATAAGACAGGAGTTGAAGTGGAGGCTATGCATGGAGCTTCTGTGGTTGCCTTGACGATGTATGATATGCTTAAGCCCATTGACAAGCAGGTTGAGATCGGGAATATCAAGTTATTGAAGAAAAGAGGTGGGAAATCCGACTTTTCAAAAAATACCAAGGAGCTGAAGGCCGCCGTTGTTGTTTGTTCGGACTCGATTTCCGCTGGAAAAAAGGAAGATAGAGCTGGTAAGGTTATCGTTGAGAAATTGGAAAAATTGGGTGTCCAAGTGATCGAATACGCGATCATACCCGATGAGTTGGAAGCCATCCAGCAAAAAGCCATGACGCATGTTGATCAATCAACGGATATGGTGATTTATACTGGAGGAACAGGCTTGTCTCCAAGGGATGTCACCCCGGAAGCATTAAAGCCTTTGATAGAAAGAGAAATACCGGGAGTTTCCGAATACATCCGTCATTACGGGCAAGACAGAACGCCTTATTCGATGCTGTCGAGAAGTGTGGCAGGACTTAGAGAGGAGACGTTGCTGCTGGCTTTGCCTGGATCAACCAATGGGGCTAAGGAATCGATGGAAGCCTTGTTCCCATCATTATTGCACCTATTTAGAGTAATTGAAGGAGCCAGACATAACTGA
- the moaA gene encoding GTP 3',8-cyclase MoaA, which translates to MKIESKNPLVDRFGRVHDYLRISLIEKCNLRCTYCMPEQGIPLSPKSHLMTSDEVFALAKTFVDLGVKKIRFTGGEPLLRKDFDEILRKVAELPVELAITTNGILLDRYYDLLLELNVRSINVSLDTLDSKKFEEITRRNQFDRVMKNIELFNNEHFDLKVNAVLMRGFNESELVDFVEMTQHSSIAVRFIEFMPFGGNKWEEEKTVTLADILGVMNTFYGEEKVVSHAHLPNETSKIFHIEGYQGTFGVISSVTSPFCGDCNRMRLTADGKMKNCLFGQDEKNLLSALREGQDIESLIRSSVHEKHEKHGGLSLDNENADSLDKNRSMILIGG; encoded by the coding sequence TTGAAGATAGAAAGTAAAAATCCATTGGTGGATAGATTTGGGAGAGTACATGATTACTTGAGGATTTCTTTGATTGAGAAATGCAATCTTAGATGTACTTATTGCATGCCTGAACAGGGTATTCCGCTTTCTCCTAAATCGCACCTGATGACTTCCGACGAAGTGTTTGCTTTGGCGAAAACTTTTGTCGACTTGGGCGTGAAAAAAATACGCTTTACGGGAGGAGAACCGCTGCTTCGCAAAGACTTTGATGAGATCTTGCGAAAAGTAGCTGAACTTCCTGTTGAGCTTGCGATTACGACCAATGGAATTTTACTGGATAGGTATTATGACTTGTTGCTTGAATTGAATGTAAGAAGCATCAATGTGAGCTTGGATACGCTTGATTCGAAGAAATTTGAAGAAATCACAAGGCGAAATCAATTTGATCGAGTGATGAAAAATATCGAATTGTTCAATAATGAGCACTTTGATTTGAAAGTCAATGCTGTATTGATGCGTGGTTTTAATGAGAGCGAGCTTGTCGATTTTGTGGAAATGACTCAGCACTCGTCAATAGCAGTAAGATTTATTGAGTTCATGCCTTTTGGAGGCAATAAATGGGAAGAAGAGAAAACCGTTACTTTGGCTGATATCCTAGGTGTTATGAATACTTTTTATGGAGAAGAAAAGGTTGTCTCTCATGCGCATCTGCCCAATGAAACCAGCAAGATATTTCATATAGAAGGCTATCAAGGGACATTTGGAGTTATAAGCTCCGTTACGTCTCCATTTTGTGGAGATTGCAATAGAATGCGATTGACAGCTGACGGCAAGATGAAAAACTGTTTGTTTGGACAGGATGAAAAGAACCTCTTATCCGCACTGAGAGAAGGACAGGATATTGAGTCTTTGATTCGTTCATCTGTTCATGAAAAACATGAAAAACATGGAGGCTTGTCCTTGGATAATGAAAATGCCGACTCTTTGGATAAGAATAGAAGCATGATTCTCATAGGAGGATGA
- a CDS encoding SUMF1/EgtB/PvdO family nonheme iron enzyme, protein MKAILLLFTLISFSILGFSQKSEHTISSINGEITIYRSNIQVDFYQLKPEDYINLDDVVNGRLEIHTDIDTLELAFNRIIDGENLLSVVFDDKKVANINFYVKKSSYSADKKVYRKPPNMIEISGLFVDKSEVSNIHWMEFLYHVRNNLSRKEYLKLLPLDDSKVFENENFRYYPITNITYEQALAYCKWRTEFVERFNKSDKKFVFRLITPEEWVLIGKVLLEKNYKKLNNYYLKSAEINAGVLKSYGSESFHTSGIYNFFDNVSEMTLRKGVAMGASQEVFISPEESLVKLMNYDYPSPYLGFRCVAEVIED, encoded by the coding sequence GTGAAAGCTATTTTATTATTATTTACATTGATTTCTTTCTCAATACTTGGCTTTAGTCAGAAATCAGAGCATACGATTTCTTCTATCAATGGAGAAATAACTATTTACAGATCAAATATTCAGGTTGATTTTTATCAGCTTAAGCCTGAGGATTATATAAATTTAGATGATGTTGTAAATGGCCGTTTAGAAATTCATACAGATATTGATACTTTAGAACTAGCATTCAATAGAATTATTGATGGAGAAAATTTATTAAGTGTCGTGTTTGATGATAAGAAAGTTGCTAATATTAATTTTTATGTGAAGAAGAGTAGCTATAGTGCGGATAAGAAAGTATATAGAAAACCTCCAAACATGATTGAAATTTCGGGATTATTTGTAGATAAATCTGAAGTTTCCAATATCCATTGGATGGAATTCCTTTATCATGTTAGAAATAACCTTTCTCGTAAAGAGTATTTGAAATTATTGCCACTTGATGATAGTAAAGTTTTTGAGAATGAAAATTTTAGATATTACCCGATAACAAACATTACCTATGAGCAAGCGTTGGCATACTGCAAGTGGCGAACAGAATTTGTTGAGAGGTTTAATAAGTCAGATAAAAAATTTGTGTTTAGGCTTATTACTCCAGAGGAATGGGTTTTGATAGGAAAAGTTTTGTTAGAAAAAAATTACAAGAAGCTGAATAATTATTATTTGAAATCAGCTGAAATAAATGCGGGTGTGTTAAAAAGTTATGGTTCTGAATCTTTTCATACATCTGGTATTTACAATTTTTTTGATAATGTGAGTGAAATGACTCTTAGAAAAGGTGTTGCTATGGGAGCAAGCCAAGAAGTTTTCATATCTCCTGAAGAAAGTTTAGTTAAATTAATGAATTATGACTATCCAAGTCCATATTTGGGGTTTAGATGTGTTGCTGAAGTAATTGAAGATTAA
- a CDS encoding tetratricopeptide repeat protein translates to MKDYYDILGIEKDADDKSIKEAYRKLAKIHHPDKNIDKANDEDKEIFKLINEAYQILSDKSKRAQYDLTLITNENHPLSDEELFEKNRIYKEYIKRDLFRQKQMFWQKFSTKAIMSFLFTLLAFLFLRVTYLNYMDYRMKKLEKKQFIIAKKAYENDQLDESLKILSILSRHPKASTEVKRYFEVIISDLYDKGMEHYENNEYEKALSKLHYVRVFGPYSAAIHKTIAEIYEHFKDYNAALSVYDDMLMIGHYDLPVLLSAAEVAADKMHDNRLALNYFDKAIDILIEMYTAKYGEAYPLVLDPNEIPYSHYQIHYNLGIIYLRLGEVQKAIDTYEWAIMLRKNRPESYYMLGNCFWAKGEMDKACDEWKKAISKGSLRAQDTYNTYCLEVFN, encoded by the coding sequence TTGAAAGACTATTACGACATATTGGGCATAGAAAAAGACGCTGATGATAAATCCATTAAAGAAGCTTACAGAAAACTAGCCAAAATCCATCATCCGGATAAAAACATCGACAAGGCAAACGATGAAGACAAAGAAATATTCAAACTCATCAACGAAGCTTATCAAATCTTATCGGACAAAAGCAAAAGAGCTCAATACGACCTTACGCTTATAACAAACGAAAATCACCCGCTGTCAGATGAAGAACTTTTTGAAAAAAATCGAATCTACAAAGAATATATCAAAAGGGACTTATTCAGACAAAAACAGATGTTTTGGCAAAAGTTCAGCACCAAAGCTATCATGAGTTTTTTATTTACTTTACTGGCATTTCTCTTTCTAAGGGTGACTTATCTCAACTACATGGACTATCGCATGAAAAAGCTTGAGAAAAAACAATTCATCATAGCCAAAAAAGCCTATGAAAATGATCAACTGGATGAAAGTTTGAAAATACTTAGCATACTCAGTAGGCACCCCAAAGCCTCCACGGAAGTGAAAAGATATTTCGAGGTCATCATCAGTGATTTGTATGACAAAGGCATGGAGCATTATGAAAACAATGAATACGAAAAGGCTTTAAGCAAACTTCATTATGTCAGGGTTTTCGGCCCTTATTCAGCCGCTATTCACAAAACCATCGCTGAGATCTACGAACACTTCAAGGATTATAATGCTGCACTTTCCGTATACGATGATATGCTTATGATAGGCCATTATGACTTGCCTGTTCTATTATCAGCGGCGGAAGTAGCCGCGGATAAAATGCATGACAACAGGCTTGCTTTGAATTACTTCGACAAGGCCATTGATATCTTAATAGAGATGTACACGGCCAAGTACGGCGAAGCTTATCCTCTAGTATTAGACCCTAATGAAATCCCTTACTCGCATTACCAAATTCATTATAATCTAGGTATTATTTACCTAAGGCTAGGGGAAGTTCAAAAAGCCATTGACACTTATGAATGGGCTATCATGCTAAGAAAAAACAGGCCTGAGAGTTATTATATGCTAGGGAACTGTTTTTGGGCAAAGGGAGAAATGGATAAAGCTTGCGATGAATGGAAAAAAGCCATTAGCAAAGGTTCTTTAAGAGCCCAAGACACTTACAATACATACTGTCTGGAAGTGTTCAATTAA
- a CDS encoding S46 family peptidase: MLKYRLLFLLIFFKTSFHAMGEEGMWLPQLLKQLNEQDMQSLGMKMSAEDIYSVNKSSLKDAIVSFNGGCTGEIISNEGLLLTNHHCGYGQIQSHSSVENDYLTDGFWAMSKDEELANENLFVTFIIRIEDVTDQMLAGLDALEGKALEDSISARMPSVKEKAVEGTHYEALIKPFFYGNKYYMFVTEKYEDVRLVGAPPSSIGKFGGDTDNWVWPRHTGDFSIFRVYSGPDGKPAKYSEDNIPLKPRHFLPVNIAGINEGDFSMVFGFPGRTQEYLTSYAVEALVDSINPARINIREEKLAIMKAEMDQSDKVRIQYASKYARVANYWKKWIGENRGLKISEAVKVKRVEEKAFQKWADKQGNEDYKNLLTNLEKANNGLTPYEVPLQYMREAIFGIEAFRLSLGLDAKSDASIAKFFKDYNRPTDQMMMKAMLKTFDENVADEYKPEEFQKLKSKFKGDYGKLTDYLFEKSKLTTEKEALAIKSNPKKLDKDPVYTLANAFYGLFKNSIVPEIEQRRIEIDQLQKLYVKGLIEMSPEKKFYPDANSTMRVSYGLIDGNEPEDGVKYTFQTTLEGIIRKNESGNPDFAMPEKLRKLYDEKDYGEYGIGDKMPVCFLASNHTTGGNSGSPIIDANGNLIGLNFDRTWQSTMSDVMYNAEICRNIGVDIRYILFIVDKFAGATHLIEEMNIVKERPMIPLEASKTAEQEALIEE, translated from the coding sequence ATGCTAAAGTATCGTTTACTTTTTTTGCTGATCTTTTTTAAAACCTCCTTTCATGCGATGGGAGAAGAGGGGATGTGGCTACCTCAATTGCTTAAGCAGTTGAATGAGCAGGATATGCAGTCGTTGGGAATGAAGATGAGCGCGGAGGACATTTATAGCGTTAACAAGTCGAGTCTCAAAGATGCGATTGTGTCTTTCAATGGTGGGTGCACAGGCGAGATTATTTCCAACGAGGGATTGCTGTTGACAAACCATCATTGCGGTTACGGACAAATTCAATCTCATAGTTCTGTAGAAAATGATTACTTGACAGATGGCTTTTGGGCGATGAGCAAAGATGAAGAGTTGGCAAATGAGAATTTATTTGTCACGTTTATCATTCGTATTGAAGATGTGACAGATCAAATGCTTGCCGGTTTGGATGCCTTGGAAGGAAAGGCTTTGGAAGATAGCATTTCAGCCCGCATGCCTTCAGTCAAGGAAAAGGCTGTGGAAGGTACGCATTACGAAGCTTTGATCAAGCCTTTCTTTTACGGCAATAAGTATTATATGTTCGTAACGGAAAAATATGAGGATGTAAGATTGGTAGGAGCTCCGCCATCGTCTATTGGAAAATTTGGAGGAGATACAGATAATTGGGTATGGCCAAGACATACTGGGGATTTTAGCATTTTTAGAGTGTATTCAGGTCCTGATGGCAAACCAGCGAAATATTCTGAAGACAATATACCTTTGAAGCCTAGGCATTTCTTGCCGGTTAATATCGCTGGAATAAATGAAGGAGACTTTTCGATGGTATTCGGATTTCCAGGCAGAACACAGGAATATTTAACCTCTTATGCTGTGGAAGCTTTGGTTGATAGTATTAATCCCGCAAGAATAAATATTAGAGAAGAGAAATTGGCGATCATGAAAGCGGAAATGGATCAAAGCGATAAAGTTAGGATTCAATATGCTTCAAAATATGCCAGAGTAGCGAATTATTGGAAAAAGTGGATAGGTGAAAACCGAGGTTTGAAGATATCCGAAGCTGTAAAAGTAAAAAGAGTTGAGGAAAAAGCATTTCAGAAGTGGGCTGACAAGCAAGGCAATGAAGATTATAAAAACTTGTTAACGAATTTGGAAAAAGCCAATAATGGACTGACACCTTATGAAGTGCCATTGCAGTATATGAGAGAGGCTATTTTCGGGATAGAGGCTTTTAGATTGTCTTTAGGTTTAGATGCGAAGTCTGATGCTTCAATTGCCAAGTTTTTCAAGGATTATAACAGGCCGACCGACCAAATGATGATGAAAGCTATGTTGAAAACTTTTGATGAGAATGTCGCTGATGAATACAAGCCTGAAGAGTTTCAGAAGTTGAAAAGCAAGTTCAAGGGAGATTATGGAAAATTGACTGATTATTTGTTTGAGAAATCCAAGCTAACGACAGAGAAAGAAGCTTTGGCTATTAAAAGTAACCCAAAGAAACTAGATAAAGATCCGGTATATACGTTGGCGAATGCTTTTTATGGTTTGTTTAAAAATAGCATAGTTCCTGAAATAGAGCAGAGAAGAATCGAGATTGATCAGTTGCAAAAGCTGTATGTTAAGGGACTAATTGAAATGAGCCCTGAAAAGAAATTTTATCCTGACGCGAATAGCACGATGAGGGTGAGTTATGGCTTGATCGATGGCAATGAGCCGGAGGATGGAGTCAAGTATACTTTTCAAACTACGCTGGAAGGAATTATCAGAAAGAATGAGAGTGGAAATCCAGATTTTGCGATGCCTGAGAAGTTGAGGAAATTATATGATGAGAAGGATTATGGCGAATATGGAATTGGTGATAAAATGCCCGTGTGTTTCTTGGCTTCAAATCATACGACAGGCGGAAATTCAGGTAGTCCCATTATTGATGCCAATGGAAATCTAATTGGTCTGAATTTCGATAGAACATGGCAAAGCACGATGAGCGATGTGATGTACAATGCGGAGATATGCAGAAACATAGGTGTAGACATTCGATACATTTTGTTCATTGTGGATAAATTTGCAGGAGCGACGCATTTGATTGAAGAAATGAATATTGTCAAAGAAAGGCCAATGATCCCATTAGAGGCTAGTAAGACAGCTGAACAAGAAGCCTTAATAGAAGAATAA
- a CDS encoding DUF3332 domain-containing protein, with protein sequence MMKAVLKKFLMIALASSLMVSSSCIGPFKLTTNLHSWNQQVGTKFINELVFFAFVIVPIYPLSLLGDALIFNSIEFWGGENPISMKEGESEERIVKVKGEKYKVLTTKNRYEIVNLATEEVVEFDYDPETGIWLMTDEEKSMKLVELKKMNKKTVARFFTPNGNSVDYMVDSQGDNMKLGQALAR encoded by the coding sequence ATGATGAAAGCTGTTTTGAAGAAATTTTTAATGATCGCTTTAGCCAGTTCGCTAATGGTGAGTTCCAGTTGTATTGGACCTTTTAAATTGACAACTAATTTACACTCTTGGAATCAGCAAGTAGGTACTAAGTTTATTAATGAATTAGTGTTTTTCGCCTTTGTAATCGTTCCGATATATCCTTTGTCATTGCTTGGCGATGCCTTGATTTTCAATTCGATAGAGTTTTGGGGCGGGGAAAATCCGATCTCTATGAAAGAGGGAGAATCAGAGGAAAGAATTGTTAAGGTTAAAGGAGAGAAATACAAGGTGCTAACGACGAAAAATCGCTACGAGATTGTGAACTTGGCCACAGAAGAAGTCGTTGAATTCGATTATGATCCTGAGACGGGAATTTGGCTTATGACCGATGAGGAGAAATCAATGAAGCTGGTTGAGTTGAAGAAAATGAATAAAAAGACTGTCGCCAGATTTTTCACTCCTAATGGAAATTCAGTGGATTATATGGTTGATTCACAGGGAGACAATATGAAATTAGGGCAAGCATTGGCTCGATAG
- a CDS encoding AraC family transcriptional regulator, translated as MKKPLLFKIPSSEKESFRVQYEDQPYFYDPLHFHPELQLTYILESNGTFFIGDNIKNFKAGDILLIGANLTHVFRNDKLYYEDSNEEVRAKAISVFFTETSFGADFFELPEAAKIKDLIKKSGRGLKITGETRDLIAPLLETLKDLEGFFRIIKMLEILNLIAENLESDVEYLSSLSYSKFLKESDSKKINDVFEYVMQNFSENIKLSDVADIANMSVTSFCRYFKLRTRKTFSLFLNEIRVGHACKLLKENKYNISEICYECGFNNISNFNRQFKAITNYTPTEYKKKFNY; from the coding sequence ATGAAGAAACCACTACTATTTAAAATACCTAGTTCAGAGAAGGAATCCTTTCGGGTTCAGTATGAAGATCAACCTTATTTCTATGACCCGCTACACTTCCACCCTGAGCTCCAACTCACCTATATTCTGGAGAGTAATGGAACATTCTTTATAGGGGACAATATAAAGAACTTCAAAGCAGGAGATATACTCCTCATCGGAGCGAACTTGACGCACGTATTCCGCAATGACAAACTTTATTATGAAGATTCGAATGAAGAGGTGAGAGCCAAAGCGATATCTGTATTCTTCACGGAAACATCTTTTGGCGCGGATTTCTTCGAATTGCCCGAAGCTGCGAAAATCAAGGATTTGATAAAAAAATCAGGCAGAGGTCTTAAAATAACCGGAGAAACAAGAGATCTTATCGCTCCTTTGCTTGAAACATTGAAAGATCTGGAGGGATTCTTCAGAATCATAAAAATGCTTGAAATACTCAACTTGATCGCTGAAAACCTCGAGTCGGATGTAGAGTACTTGTCAAGTTTAAGCTATTCCAAATTTCTTAAAGAATCTGACAGCAAAAAAATCAACGATGTATTCGAATATGTAATGCAAAACTTCTCTGAAAACATCAAACTAAGCGACGTTGCGGATATTGCCAACATGAGTGTGACTTCATTCTGCAGATACTTCAAGCTTAGAACTCGCAAGACATTCTCTCTTTTCCTTAACGAAATCAGAGTGGGACATGCTTGCAAATTGCTTAAGGAGAACAAATACAACATATCGGAAATTTGCTACGAATGCGGATTCAACAATATTTCCAACTTCAACAGACAATTCAAGGCGATCACTAACTACACGCCTACAGAATACAAAAAGAAATTCAACTACTAA
- a CDS encoding dihydrodipicolinate synthase family protein, protein MQVNWRGVFPAVTTKFTDDDRLDLDAFRKNIDAQLEAGVDGIILGGTLGEASVLSADEKSELVRACVAHVDGRVPVIMNVAEQTTANAIAAAAKAQEDGASGLMMLPPMRYKADHRETVAYYKAVAESTELPIMVYNNPVDYGIEVTIDMFRELADSPNIQAVKESTRDISNVTRMKNEFGDRFAILSGVDTLALEEIFMGADGWVAGLVCAFPKETVTIFRLAKAGRPDEALAIYRWFLPLLELDIHPKLVQYIKLAEVATGIGTENVRAPRLPLEGEERERILKIINDGVAARPELPEVESPFSVEA, encoded by the coding sequence ATGCAAGTTAATTGGAGAGGGGTATTCCCAGCTGTAACGACAAAATTCACAGATGACGATCGTTTGGATTTAGATGCATTCAGAAAAAATATTGATGCTCAGCTAGAAGCTGGAGTTGACGGTATCATCTTGGGTGGAACATTGGGTGAAGCTTCTGTGCTTTCTGCTGATGAGAAGTCTGAGCTAGTGAGAGCTTGTGTTGCTCACGTGGATGGTCGTGTGCCGGTAATTATGAATGTTGCTGAGCAAACTACTGCTAACGCAATCGCTGCTGCCGCTAAAGCTCAAGAAGACGGTGCTTCTGGTTTGATGATGTTGCCTCCAATGAGATACAAAGCTGACCATAGAGAAACTGTAGCTTACTACAAAGCTGTTGCTGAGTCTACTGAGCTTCCAATCATGGTATACAACAACCCGGTTGACTATGGTATAGAAGTAACTATCGACATGTTCAGAGAGTTGGCTGATAGCCCTAATATCCAAGCGGTAAAAGAATCAACTAGAGATATCTCTAACGTTACTCGTATGAAGAATGAGTTCGGTGACAGATTCGCTATCCTTTCTGGTGTTGATACTTTGGCTTTGGAAGAAATCTTCATGGGAGCTGACGGATGGGTTGCTGGTTTGGTTTGTGCTTTCCCTAAGGAAACTGTAACTATCTTCAGACTTGCTAAAGCAGGTAGACCTGACGAAGCATTGGCTATCTACAGATGGTTCTTGCCATTGCTAGAGCTTGATATTCACCCTAAGTTGGTTCAATACATCAAGCTAGCTGAAGTTGCTACTGGTATCGGTACTGAGAATGTAAGAGCTCCAAGACTTCCGCTTGAAGGCGAAGAAAGAGAAAGAATCTTGAAAATTATCAACGACGGTGTTGCTGCTAGACCAGAACTTCCAGAAGTTGAGTCTCCATTTTCTGTAGAGGCGTAA